The region TTGTCCTTCTGTTTGGCGAGCTGGGGGCGGGCAAGACAGTATTTGCAAAGGGGATCGCTTCTGGGGTAGGCATAGCGGCCGATCAGGTTACAAGCCCGAGCTTCACCCTGATGAACGTGCATGAGGGCAGAATGCGCATGATACATCTCGACCTGTACCGCATCGAGACATTCGCCCA is a window of bacterium DNA encoding:
- the tsaE gene encoding tRNA (adenosine(37)-N6)-threonylcarbamoyltransferase complex ATPase subunit type 1 TsaE — encoded protein: MINAPPDVFGSFETGSAQETQELGERLGTLLQSGDVVLLFGELGAGKTVFAKGIASGVGIAADQVTSPSFTLMNVHEGRMRMIHLDLYRIETFA